One window from the genome of Pseudanabaenaceae cyanobacterium SKYG29 encodes:
- a CDS encoding Uma2 family endonuclease, with translation MSLTIKDLEKIQSKLGDEYRLELVGGEIIVMPPSGYESDEVAAEFTAQLRNWVRPRKLGRVTGAGAGFILPNADTRAPDVSFVRADRLPRSPQGFAAIVPDLIVEVKSPTDRLLALRQKIDSFLEQGTQVGILVNPEQRWVEVRQLGTEPIQLQDGDVLTLPNLLPGWQLPISDLWSPVFE, from the coding sequence ATGTCCTTAACTATCAAGGACTTGGAGAAAATCCAGTCTAAATTAGGCGATGAGTATCGGCTGGAGCTAGTGGGGGGAGAGATCATTGTTATGCCGCCATCGGGTTATGAGTCGGATGAAGTGGCCGCCGAATTTACGGCTCAACTACGCAACTGGGTTAGACCCCGCAAGTTAGGTAGAGTGACGGGGGCAGGGGCAGGTTTTATTCTCCCCAATGCTGATACCCGCGCTCCCGATGTGTCGTTTGTCAGAGCCGATCGTCTACCCCGTAGTCCCCAGGGATTTGCTGCTATTGTTCCCGATTTGATTGTGGAGGTGAAGTCCCCCACGGATAGGCTGCTTGCTTTGCGGCAAAAAATTGACAGTTTTCTGGAGCAAGGCACTCAGGTAGGCATCCTAGTTAACCCAGAACAGAGGTGGGTCGAGGTACGGCAATTGGGAACAGAGCCAATCCAACTGCAAGATGGGGATGTCCTGACTCTACCGAACCTGCTCCCTGGCTGGCAGTTACCTATTTCTGACTTATGGTCACCTGTGTTTGAGTAA
- a CDS encoding Uma2 family endonuclease: MGLTVKDLEKVQAKLEDEYRLELVGGEIIVMPPSGYESDEVAAEFSRQLANWVRPRKLGRVTGAGAGFILPNADTRAPDVSFVRADRLPRSPQGFAAIVPDLIVEVKSPTDRLLALRQKIDSFLEQGTQVGILVNPEQRWVEVRRLGVEPIQLQDGDVLTLPELLPGWQLAIADLWSPIFP; this comes from the coding sequence ATGGGGTTGACGGTTAAAGACCTAGAGAAGGTACAGGCAAAGTTAGAAGACGAGTATCGGTTGGAGCTGGTGGGGGGTGAGATTATTGTTATGCCTCCATCGGGCTATGAGTCAGATGAAGTGGCTGCTGAATTTTCCAGACAGTTAGCCAACTGGGTTAGACCCCGCAAGTTAGGTAGAGTGACGGGGGCAGGGGCAGGTTTTATCCTCCCCAATGCTGATACCCGCGCTCCCGATGTGTCGTTTGTCAGAGCCGATCGTTTACCCCGTAGTCCCCAGGGATTTGCTGCTATTGTTCCCGATTTGATTGTGGAGGTGAAGTCCCCCACGGATAGGCTGCTTGCTTTGCGGCAAAAAATTGACAGTTTTCTGGAGCAAGGCACTCAGGTGGGCATCCTAGTTAACCCAGAACAGAGGTGGGTCGAGGTACGGCGATTAGGGGTTGAACCTATCCAACTGCAAGATGGGGATGTATTAACTCTGCCTGAACTTCTCCCTGGCTGGCAGTTAGCGATTGCTGACCTGTGGTCGCCTATTTTCCCATGA
- the carA gene encoding glutamine-hydrolyzing carbamoyl-phosphate synthase small subunit, translated as MTKGKALLVLADGTTYRGFSFGAPGTAIGEVVFNTGMTGYQEVITDPSYRGQIVTFTYPELGNTGVNHEDQESDRPQVKGVIARNVTYQPSSWRSEQSLPDYLRANQIVAIGGVDTRALTRHIRSAGAMNGGISTEILEEEVLLAKVQSAPSMVGLNLAQEVSTKSIYEWKEPTPPHWQYGAPPQSPRFTVVAIDFGIKRNILRRLVSYGCRVIVVPADTPPEVILSYDPDGIFLSNGPGDPAAVTTGIVTAKSLLQAGKPMFGICLGHQILGLAMGGDTYKLKFGHRGLNHPCGLESNVEITSQNHGFALSAESFNSNVLVTHWNLNDRTVAGLAHTELPIFSVQYHPEASPGPHDADYLFARFIEMMEKYKQRSET; from the coding sequence GTGACGAAAGGCAAAGCTCTATTGGTGTTGGCAGATGGGACTACCTACAGGGGATTTAGCTTCGGTGCCCCAGGAACGGCGATCGGGGAGGTGGTATTCAACACGGGCATGACGGGGTATCAGGAGGTAATTACTGACCCTAGCTATAGGGGACAAATTGTCACTTTCACTTATCCCGAATTGGGCAACACAGGGGTCAATCACGAAGACCAGGAGTCCGATCGTCCCCAAGTCAAAGGGGTGATTGCGCGCAATGTCACCTATCAGCCCAGCAGTTGGCGGTCGGAACAGTCTTTACCTGACTATCTCAGAGCTAACCAGATTGTGGCGATTGGGGGGGTGGATACCCGTGCTTTGACTAGACATATCCGATCGGCGGGAGCGATGAATGGGGGAATTTCTACAGAAATACTGGAAGAGGAAGTGTTGTTGGCAAAGGTACAGTCTGCCCCGTCAATGGTAGGTTTGAACCTGGCGCAGGAGGTCTCTACTAAATCTATCTATGAGTGGAAGGAGCCTACCCCTCCCCATTGGCAATACGGTGCCCCCCCCCAGTCGCCGCGGTTTACGGTGGTAGCCATCGATTTTGGCATTAAGCGTAATATTCTCCGTCGGTTGGTGAGCTACGGCTGTCGCGTGATTGTTGTGCCTGCTGATACGCCCCCTGAGGTTATCCTCTCCTATGATCCTGACGGTATCTTTCTCTCCAATGGCCCTGGTGACCCCGCTGCCGTTACTACGGGGATTGTGACCGCCAAGTCTCTCCTGCAGGCGGGGAAGCCCATGTTTGGTATTTGTCTGGGGCATCAAATTCTCGGTTTGGCTATGGGGGGAGATACCTACAAGCTCAAGTTTGGCCATCGCGGCTTGAATCATCCCTGTGGTTTAGAATCCAACGTGGAAATTACCAGTCAGAACCATGGCTTTGCCCTCAGTGCTGAAAGTTTCAACTCTAATGTGCTGGTTACCCACTGGAACTTAAACGATCGGACAGTGGCGGGTCTTGCCCATACTGAGTTACCTATTTTTTCTGTGCAATACCACCCAGAAGCTAGTCCTGGTCCCCATGATGCTGATTACCTATTCGCTCGTTTTATCGAGATGATGGAAAAATATAAGCAGCGTAGTGAGACTTGA
- a CDS encoding transcriptional repressor, with translation MKREEIIEKLKEKGLRVTPQRYAVYAHLLSRNDHPTVEQIMVSLNQEVPVSSQATIYATLQTLREVGLVREVLLEEGVSRYDANMQPHHHFRCRICGKIEDIPFAAFPDLDLSMLRPGLRGERYEVIVEGICDRC, from the coding sequence ATGAAGCGGGAGGAAATTATCGAGAAACTGAAGGAGAAGGGTTTGCGGGTTACGCCCCAGCGCTATGCCGTCTATGCCCACTTACTCAGTCGCAACGACCATCCGACGGTAGAGCAGATTATGGTGAGTTTGAATCAGGAGGTGCCCGTATCTTCCCAGGCGACGATCTACGCGACATTACAAACTCTACGGGAAGTAGGCTTGGTACGGGAGGTACTGTTAGAAGAAGGGGTATCGCGCTACGATGCCAACATGCAGCCCCACCACCATTTCCGCTGTCGCATCTGCGGCAAGATTGAGGACATTCCTTTTGCTGCCTTTCCTGATTTGGATTTGTCCATGTTGCGACCAGGCTTGCGGGGGGAAAGATACGAGGTAATTGTAGAAGGAATTTGCGATCGGTGTTGA